In the Helicobacter cetorum MIT 99-5656 genome, TTCAATGATAAAAATTTCTGGTTTTATGGCTTTTACAATTTCTATGTATTCTAAAAACAAGAAATTTCTAGGGTCTTTGAGACCTAAATTTTTCCCTTTATTAGAAAAGCCTTGACAAGGAGGCCCGCCAATTATCATGTTGATTTTTAAATTTTTAGCGTGTTGTACTACTTGTGATTTAATTTCTTGTTCTGTAATGTCCCCACAAATACAAACAGCGTTTTTATGGTTATTTTGAAAGGTGTTTAAGGCTTGTTTGTCAAAATCTAGCCCTATTAAAGTTTTAAAATCTTTTAAGTGTTCTAACCCAGCACTAAACCCCCCAGCCCCACAAAATAAGTCTAAAATTCTATAATTCATTTTAGACTTTCATAAATGTTATCAATAAGCGTTGAAAAATTATTAGTATTAAAACGCAATTGTGCAAACTCTAAATTATCTTTATTGTGGTTTAAAATATTTTCAATTAAGTGCTTTTGATACTCCTTGTTACTAGCCCCTCTTTTTAAAGCTCTATGACAAGTAGGACAAAGCTTAGTGAGATTGTCTAACACATCTAATTCTTTATCTTTACCTAAAGAAATAACATGGTGTATTTCGGTATAGTAAGCGTTAGGGTCTTGCGTGATTTTATATAAAGGTAAAGAAATAAAACTTCTTACTTTGATGTCGTAATAATCACAACAAGCACTACAGAGATTAGGTGTTGAAAGACGATAAAAATTGATGATTTTACTATCTCGTTTAAATTCTTCACTGCTTTGAATAAAGTCTAATTGCTTTCTTAGGTTTTTAATGTCTTTATTGTCTAAATCTTTTTGATAGACATTCTTAAGATAGAAATGGGTGCGGTTTAAAAAGATACTATCACGATAAGTAGTTGTTGGTTTGGAATCCAATTTGCAATAAATGCCATCAATAACAAGAGTGTTGTTAAAAATATGATTAGCGATTTGTGTCTTATAAGAACCAAATAGTCCAATATGGTATAAATACCAATCTAAATGGATTCTAAATTGAGGGTTACGGCGATTAGTGCCTTGGATATACTCAGGTTGCAGTTCTCTAAAATTAAAATTTAACGCTCCGCTAGGGATATTAAAATTATCCACTAAGTAATTAAATTTTTTAAATTCTAAAGTATTATGAAAAAAATAATCTTGGGTTAAATAATTGTGGTGTGTATCAATACTGCCCCTACTTTCAAAGAAACCGCTTAAAAAGAGTTTTTGATTAGGGGTTATTAAATTAGAATGCAAAGGGTTAAAAAAATCATAATCTATCAATAGATTTAAGAGTTTTTTATAGAAGGAGTTTTCATCTAAATTCAAGTCGTTTTCTAAGACAAAAACAAAAGTGCCTTTAACTTTTGTAAGACTCTCATTATTAAATTGCCAAATTTTATGTGTGCTTAAAATATTAAGGGCTTTTAAGGTCTTTGCTTTCTTCATAGATTTTACTATTATTGATTTTGGGTGATTTATTATAGGAGCATACCCCATAAATACGACCATTTTTAATTTGAAAACGGCTAAACAGCACCCCTAAATTAAAGGGGTCAATTTGATTTAAAAAGCTAGAAACAAGCAAGAAAAATAACCTTTGACTTTTTAAAGAATTATAAAGTAATACTAATTAGTCTTAGTTTAAAGGCTTTAAATTTCGCACTAACAAGGTATAATCTTAAGAAAATAATATTAATTTAAAGATAAAGTAATGATTTTAAGTATTGAAAGTTCTTGTGATGACAGCTCTTTAGCTCTTACTAGTATAAAGAGTGCCAAACTCATCGCTCATTTTAAAATCTCTCAAGAAAAGCACCATAGTGTGTATGGGGGCGTTGTGCCTGAACTTGCATCTAGGCTACATGCTGAGAGTTTGCCCTTATTATTAGAACGCATTAAAATGAGCTTGAATAATGATTTTTCTAAGCTTAAAGCCATAGCTATTACGAGCCAGCCGGGTTTGAGTGTAACTTTAATAGAAGGTTTGATGATGGCAAAAGCCTTGAGCTTGTCTTTAAATTTACCCTTAATTTTAGAAGACCATTTAAGAGGGCATGTGTATTCACTCTTTATCAATGAAGAGCAAACTTGCATGCCTTTAAGCGTGCTGTTAGTCTCTGGGGGGCATTCTTTGATTTTAGAAGCTAGGAGCTATGAAGACATTAAAATCATTGCCACAAGTTTAGATGATAGCTTTGGAGAGAGTTTTGACAAGGTTTCTAAAATGCTAAATTTGGGCTATCCTGGAGGTCCTATAGTAGAAAAGTTAGCCCTTAATTACTCGTATAAAAATGAGCCTTTAATGTTTCCTATTCCTTTAAGAAATAACCCGAATTTAGCGTTTAGCTTTTCAGGTTTAAAAAATGCGGTGCGTTTGGAGATTGAAAAAAACGCTCACAATTTGAATGATGAAGTAAAGAGTAAGATTTGCTATCATTTTCAAAGTGTAGCCATAGAGCATTTAATCGCTCAAACCAAACGCTATTTTAAAACTAAACGCCCCAAAATTTTTGGCATTGTGGGGGGAGCGAGTCAAAATCTAGCCTTAAGAAAGGCGTTTGAAAATTTGTGTAGTGCGTTTGATTGCAAGCTTATCTTAGCCCCCTTAGAATTTTGTAGTGATAATGCGGGTATGATAGGAAGAGCGAGTTTAGAAGCCTATAAAAAAGGGCAATTCACCCCTTTAGAAAAGGCGGATATTTCGCCAAGAACGCTGTTGAAAGGAGTTTTGGCACAACCTTAAAATAAAGCTTTAAGATGAGTAAATATGGAAAAAGAGCGTGCGACAAAGAGTTCTAAGATTTATCACCCCTTTATCAAATGGGCTGGGGGCAAAAGAAATTTATTGCCTCAAATCTTACCCTTTTTGCCTAATGAATTTGAAAGTTATTTTGAGCCGTTTTTAGGGGGTGGGGCGTTATTTTTTGAATTGTTTTCTTTGGGTAGGTTAGAAAATAAAAAAGCGTATTTGTTTGATATTAATGCGGAGCTGATTAACGCTTATGAAGTGCTTAAGAATAATCCTAACGCACTTATTATAGAATTACAAAAATTTAAAAAAGAGCATTCTAAGGAATTTTATTATGAAGTGCGTGAGTGGGATAGAAAGGATAATTTTAAAGAAATTGATTCTCTTTTAAGGGCAACTCGCTTTATTTATCTTAATAAAACTTGTTTTAATGGTTTGTATAGAGTGAACAAAGAGGGGTATTTTAATGTGCCTATGGGAGCGTATAAAGACCCTAAAATTTGTGATAGCGAAGTGATTTTAAATAGTTCTTATGCCTTGCAAAATGCAACCATTAAACACACTTCTTATAAAGAAGTGTTAAAATTAGCCCGCAAATTTGATTTAATTTATTTTGATCCGCCTTACTACCCACTCAATGAGACTTCTAGTTTTACAGCTTATAGTGAAAATGAGTTTTTGGAAAAAGAGCAAAAAGAGCTTTTTAGGGTGTTTGATACTTTGGCTAAAAAACAAGTTCAAGTTTTTTTAAGTAATTCTAATACCCCTTTTATTCTAGATTTGTATCAAGGTTATAAAATAGAGATTCTAAAGGCTAATCGTTGTATCAATAGCAAGGGAAATAAGCGCTCTAAGATTGATGAAGTGTTGATACAAGGAATAAGTAATGATTAAAGGTGGATTTGGTGGTGCTAATACCCAAACTGGCATTAGATTTGAAATGCATATAGATTTAGTGAGTTTTTTGCAAAATATGAATGGTTACAACTGCGTAGCAAAGCCTTTAAATAAACAAAAGCAAACAATGGGTTATGATATTTATTTTTTAAACAAACTTGTAGCACAATCCTTTAAAAAACACGAATTGTATAGGAATTTAGAAGAGTTAAAAATAGATTGGCGTAAAATCCTATCCAAAAAACTTTTGCCTGATGATGCCATTTTTGTGATTAGTAACAATACGATTTTTATTTTAGAAATCAAATACCAAGAAGTGGCAGGTTCAGTAGATGAAAAATTGCAAACCTGTGGCTTTAAATTATGGCAATACAAAAAGCTTTTTGCCCCTTTAAATCATAAGGTAGAATTTATCTATATTCTAAATGATTGGTTCAAAAAGCCTGAATATAAAGACACTTTAGACTATATTTTAAGCGTGAACTGTTGGTATTGTTTTGAGTATTTACCCTTGAATGAAATAGGCTTGCCTATGCTATGATAAATCATAAAATGAGAATTTAAAAATATTGTTTTAAAAATAAGAATAGCATTGGTGGGTTTAGTCAAATTTAATTTTATTTTTGTTAGAATTGTCGGTTCTTAAATCGTTTAATTCAAGTTTCAAAGGGAAAATTCATGCTTCGTTCTCTCTATAGTGCTACTTCAGGGATGCTCGCACAACAAACGCATATTGACACCACTTCAAACAACATCGCCAATGTCAATACGACTGGGTTTAAAAAATCTCGTGCGGATTTTAACGACTTGTTTTACCAAGCTGTGCAATACGCTGGCACTAACACAAGCAACACAACCTTGTCGCCAAATGGTATGGAAGTGGGCTTAGGCGTGCGTCCTAGTGCGATTACGA is a window encoding:
- the tsaD gene encoding tRNA (adenosine(37)-N6)-threonylcarbamoyltransferase complex transferase subunit TsaD, which translates into the protein MILSIESSCDDSSLALTSIKSAKLIAHFKISQEKHHSVYGGVVPELASRLHAESLPLLLERIKMSLNNDFSKLKAIAITSQPGLSVTLIEGLMMAKALSLSLNLPLILEDHLRGHVYSLFINEEQTCMPLSVLLVSGGHSLILEARSYEDIKIIATSLDDSFGESFDKVSKMLNLGYPGGPIVEKLALNYSYKNEPLMFPIPLRNNPNLAFSFSGLKNAVRLEIEKNAHNLNDEVKSKICYHFQSVAIEHLIAQTKRYFKTKRPKIFGIVGGASQNLALRKAFENLCSAFDCKLILAPLEFCSDNAGMIGRASLEAYKKGQFTPLEKADISPRTLLKGVLAQP
- a CDS encoding DNA adenine methylase, coding for MEKERATKSSKIYHPFIKWAGGKRNLLPQILPFLPNEFESYFEPFLGGGALFFELFSLGRLENKKAYLFDINAELINAYEVLKNNPNALIIELQKFKKEHSKEFYYEVREWDRKDNFKEIDSLLRATRFIYLNKTCFNGLYRVNKEGYFNVPMGAYKDPKICDSEVILNSSYALQNATIKHTSYKEVLKLARKFDLIYFDPPYYPLNETSSFTAYSENEFLEKEQKELFRVFDTLAKKQVQVFLSNSNTPFILDLYQGYKIEILKANRCINSKGNKRSKIDEVLIQGISND